The following are from one region of the Trichoplusia ni isolate ovarian cell line Hi5 chromosome 1, tn1, whole genome shotgun sequence genome:
- the LOC113492197 gene encoding basic juvenile hormone-suppressible protein 2 codes for MRAVLLFVVSLAALAMARPEIDDTTLVTMDIKQRQLVILKLLNHVVEPLMYKDLEELGKNFKIEENTDLFTKTDVLKDFIKMRKVGFLPRGEIFTLHVDRQLKEVVTMFHMLYYAKDFTTFVKTACWMRLYLNEGMFVYALTVAVRHREDCKGIILPPPYEIYPYYFVRADVIQKAYLLKMKKGLLDLKLCDFYGIKKTDKDVFIIDENVYDKRVHLNKEDKLRYFTEDIDLNTYYFYFHVDYPFWMKDKFMDKMKMRRFELTIYMYQQILARYYLERLSNGMGMIKDLSWHKTIKKGYWPWMKLHNGVEIPVRFDNYVIVRDHNRDVIRLCDEYERIIRDAIIKGFIEINGMRLELTKTDDIETLGKLIFGKIDKVDLDKTLVDSYRYLLIVMKAALGLNTFHSDKYFVVPSILDQYQTALRDPVFYMLQKRIIDLVHLFKLRLPSYTKEDLYFPGVKIDNVVVDKLVTYFDDYLMDMTNAVYLTEDEIKKTKSDMVFMVRKRRLNHQPFKVTLDILSDKSVDCVVRVFLGPKKDNLNRLIDINRNRLNFVELDTFLYKLNTGKNTIVRNSYDMHNLVKDRMMTRDFMKKVESITDMRDLMIKDLRNYHTGFPTRLLLPKGFVGGMHMMLYVIVTPLRLVDNVDINILDINRKDLMRDFRSTVLLDKMPLGFPFDRRIDVGNFFTPNMKFVEVTIFHKRMTCDMKTRWNRWVLKDYDMVDRTRIESDSYFVDTDLDMKVNRNVNLIDV; via the exons ATGAGGGCTGTCCTATTATTCGTTGTGAGCCTGGCCGCTCTGGCCATGGCTAGGCCTGAGATTGACGACACCACACTTG tCACCATGGACATCAAGCAACGGCAACTAGTGATCCTGAAGCTCCTAAACCACGTAGTGGAACCTCTGATGTACAAAGACCTGGAAGAGCTCGGCAAGAACTTCAAGATTGAAGAAAACACTGACCTCTTCACG AAAACCGATGTCTTGAAGGATTTCATCAAAATGCGCAAGGTCGGATTTCTGCCGCGAGGTGAGATCTTCACCCTCCACGTTGACCGTCAACTTAAGGAGGTTGTCACCATGTTCCACATGCTGTACTACGCCAAGGACTTCACCACCTTCGTCAAGACCGCATGCTGGATGCGCCTTTACCTCAACGAAGGCATGTTTGTGTACGCTCTAACCGTGGCAGTCAGACATCGTGAGGACTGCAAGGGAATCATCCTGCCCCCTCCCTACGAGATCTATCCCTACTACTTCGTGCGCGCCGATGTCATCCAGAAGGCTTACTTATTGAAAATGAAGAAGGGTCTTCTGGACCTCAAACTGTGCGACTTCTACGGTATCAAGAAGACTGACAAGGATGTGTTCATCATTGACGAGAATGTATATGACAAGCGCGTGCACCTTAACAAGGAAGACAAACTTCGTTACTTCACGGAGGACATCGACCTAAACACCTACTACTTCTACTTCCATGTTGACTATCCATTCTGGATGAAGGACAAGTTCATGGACAAGATGAAGATGAGACGTTTCGAGCTTACCATCTACATGTACCAACAGATCCTTGCCAGATACTACTTGGAGCGCTTATCCAATGGAATGGGCATGATTAAAGACCTTTCATGGCACAAGACAATCAAGAAGGGTTACTGGCCCTGGATGAAATTGCACAATGGTGTAGAGATCCCTGTTAGGTTCGACAACTATGTTATTGTTCGTGACCATAACCGTGATGTTATCCGCCTATGCGACGAGTACGAGAGGATAATCAGGGACGCTATCATTAAGGGATTCATTGAA attAATGGAATGAGGCTTGAGCTGACGAAGACCGATGACATCGAGACCCTTGGAAAGCTAATCTTTGGAAAGATTGACAAGGTTGATCTTGACAAGACCCTCGTTGACTCATACCGTTACCTGCTTATTGTCATGAAGGCTGCTCTCGGACTTAACACATTCCACTCGGACAA ATACTTCGTCGTTCCGTCCATCCTGGACCAATACCAGACTGCTCTTCGTGACCCAGTATTCTACATGCTCCAGAAGCGTATCATCGACTTGGTGCATTTGTTCAAATTGCGTCTGCCTAGCTACACAAAGGAGGACCTGTACTTCCCCGGTGTGAAGATCGACAACGTAGTGGTTGACAAACTCGTCACTTACTTTGATGACTACCTGATGGACATGACCAACGCCGTGTACTTGACTGAAGATGAGATTAAGAAGACTAAATCTGACATGGTATTCATGGTCCGCAAGCGCCGTCTTAATCACCAACCTTTCAAGGTCACTTTGGACATCTTGTCTGACAAGTCTGTCGACTGTGTTGTGAGAGTATTCTTGGGTCCCAAGAAAGACAACTTGAACAGGCTTATTGACATCAACAGAAACCGTCTTAACTTCGTTGAATTAGATACCTTCTTGTACAAGCTGAACACTGGCAAGAACACTATCGTCAGGAACTCCTACGACATGCACAACCTTGTTAAGGACCGCATGATGACCCGTGACTTCATGAAGAAGGTTGAGTCTATCACTGATATGCGCGATCTTATGATCAAGGACCTTAGGAACTACCACACTGGTTTCCCAACCAGGCTTCTACTTCCTAAAGGTTTCGTCGGTGGTATGCACATGATGCTCTACGTCATTGTGACGCCTTTGAGACTGGTTGACAACGTCGACATAAACATCTTGGACATCAACCGCAAGGACCTCATGCGTGACTTCAGGTCAACAGTCCTTTTGGACAAGATGCCTCTTGGATTCCCCTTCGACCGTCGCATTGATGTTGGCAACTTCTTCACCCCCAACATGAAGTTCGTGGAAGTAACAATCTTCCACAAGAGGATGACCTGTGACATGAAGACTAGGTGGAACCGCTGGGTGTTGAAGGACTACGACATGGTCGACAGGACTCGCATCGAGTCTGACTCATACTTCGTAGACACTGACCTCGACATGAAGGTGAACCGAAACGTCAACCTTATTGATGTTTAA